The Skermanella pratensis genome has a window encoding:
- a CDS encoding response regulator transcription factor — protein MSLPQSVVFVVDDDPSVRESIRSLLRSVGHSVQAFDTTQAFMLGERLDVPGCLILDVRLPGSSGLELQRELAGSGISIPIVFITGHGDIPMSVAAMKAGALEFLTKPFRDQDLLDAVHRGIELDRGRREELAMLAELRERFATLTPREQEIMALVAAGLMNKQIAGELQLSEVTVKVHRAQVMRKMQARSLPDLVRFADKLGAVTAKP, from the coding sequence ATGAGCCTGCCGCAGTCCGTCGTCTTCGTCGTCGATGACGATCCCTCCGTCCGGGAGTCGATCCGGAGCCTGCTGCGTTCGGTCGGTCATTCGGTGCAGGCGTTCGACACGACGCAGGCGTTCATGCTCGGCGAGCGGCTCGACGTCCCCGGCTGCCTGATCCTCGACGTCAGGCTGCCGGGCTCCAGCGGGCTGGAGTTGCAGCGCGAGCTGGCCGGATCGGGAATCAGCATTCCGATCGTCTTCATAACCGGGCACGGCGATATCCCGATGTCGGTGGCGGCGATGAAGGCGGGCGCGCTCGAGTTCCTCACCAAACCCTTCCGGGACCAGGATCTGCTCGACGCGGTCCACAGGGGCATCGAGCTGGACCGGGGGCGCCGGGAGGAGCTGGCCATGCTCGCGGAGTTACGGGAACGCTTCGCGACGCTGACGCCGCGGGAGCAGGAAATCATGGCGCTGGTCGCCGCCGGCCTGATGAACAAGCAGATCGCCGGCGAGCTTCAGCTCAGCGAGGTCACGGTGAAGGTCCATCGTGCCCAGGTCATGCGCAAGATGCAGGCGAGGTCCCTGCCGGACCTGGTGCGCTTCGCGGACAAGCTGGGCGCCGTTACCGCAAAGCCCTAG
- a CDS encoding hydrolase, translated as MTDTKLHLLTPHNCQLIFIDHQPQMAFGVQSIDRQVLKSNTVALAKAAKIFNIPTTITTVETESFSGFTYPELLDVFPGKKLLERTSMNSWDDQKVRDALAANGQRKVVVSGLWTEVCNNSFALSAMLEGGYEIYMVADASGGTSKEAHDYSMQRMIQVGVVPVTWQQVLLEWQRDWARRDTYDAVMALVREHSGAYGMGVDYAYTMVHKAPQRTREPNETLAPIAAG; from the coding sequence ATGACCGACACGAAGCTTCACCTGCTCACGCCCCACAATTGCCAGCTGATCTTCATCGACCACCAGCCGCAGATGGCGTTCGGGGTGCAGTCGATCGACCGACAGGTCCTGAAGAGCAACACCGTGGCCCTGGCCAAGGCCGCGAAGATCTTCAACATTCCGACCACGATCACCACCGTGGAGACCGAAAGCTTCTCGGGCTTCACCTATCCCGAACTGCTGGACGTCTTCCCCGGCAAGAAGCTGCTGGAGCGGACCTCCATGAATTCCTGGGACGACCAGAAGGTCCGCGACGCCTTGGCCGCGAACGGCCAGAGGAAGGTCGTCGTCTCCGGCCTCTGGACCGAGGTGTGCAACAATTCGTTCGCCCTCTCGGCCATGCTGGAAGGCGGGTACGAGATCTACATGGTGGCCGACGCGTCCGGCGGCACCTCGAAGGAGGCGCACGACTATTCCATGCAGCGCATGATCCAGGTCGGCGTCGTGCCCGTGACCTGGCAGCAGGTGCTGCTCGAATGGCAGCGCGACTGGGCGCGCCGGGATACTTACGACGCGGTCATGGCCCTGGTCCGGGAGCATTCCGGCGCCTACGGCATGGGCGTCGACTATGCCTATACCATGGTCCACAAGGCGCCGCAGCGCACCAGGGAGCCGAACGAGACCCTGGCGCCGATCGCCGCCGGGTGA
- a CDS encoding MFS transporter — protein MTAAVERTPAPASAGGAWSPFKHGTFRALWIATVASNIGTWMHDVGAGWFMTSLSPSPFMVALVQAATTLPMFLFALPSGVLADIVDRRRFLIAAQLWGLAAAMTLGTLALLGLVTPAILLVATFALGTGAAMNAPAFQAIVPELVPKEEMSSAVALNSMGINVSRAIGPALAGAILSFAGPAVVFLLNALSFLGVLIVLLAWKREATPNRLPPEHFVPAVRAGLRYVREAPALRAVLVRAVAFFAFGSAAWALLPIVTRNELGEGPGGYGILLACIGVGAVTGALLLPRFRARLSADRLTVLATWAFAAATLALAFVRTFELVAVAMLVAGFSWIAMLSTLNVGAQQATAGWVKARALSVFLVVFFGSMAGGSAVWGQVATLAGTPTALALAAVGLVLGSAAALRYSLAGGAGLDLAPSMHWPAPMVDHDPEPDRGPVMVTVEYRIDPADGAAFAAAMADLGRARRRSGALSWGVFEDAAAQGRFLEYFILQSWLEHLRQHERVSRTDQALQERARAFHHGAEPPRVSHFLAPAAGGAS, from the coding sequence ATGACGGCCGCCGTCGAACGGACCCCGGCTCCAGCCTCCGCCGGCGGCGCCTGGAGCCCGTTCAAGCACGGGACCTTCCGGGCGCTCTGGATCGCGACCGTCGCGTCCAACATCGGCACCTGGATGCACGATGTCGGCGCGGGCTGGTTCATGACTTCGCTGTCGCCCAGCCCCTTCATGGTGGCGCTGGTCCAGGCCGCGACCACGCTGCCGATGTTCCTGTTCGCGCTACCGTCGGGAGTCCTCGCCGACATCGTTGATCGTCGCCGGTTCCTGATCGCCGCCCAGCTCTGGGGCCTTGCCGCCGCGATGACCCTTGGCACGCTGGCGCTGCTCGGGCTGGTCACTCCCGCCATCCTGCTCGTCGCGACCTTCGCGCTCGGCACCGGTGCCGCCATGAACGCGCCGGCGTTCCAGGCGATCGTGCCCGAACTGGTCCCGAAGGAGGAAATGTCCTCGGCGGTGGCGCTGAACAGCATGGGCATCAATGTCAGCCGGGCGATCGGTCCGGCGCTCGCCGGCGCGATCCTGTCCTTCGCCGGCCCCGCGGTCGTCTTCCTTCTGAACGCGCTCTCCTTCCTCGGGGTGCTGATCGTGCTCCTGGCCTGGAAGCGCGAGGCGACGCCGAACCGCTTGCCGCCCGAGCATTTCGTCCCGGCGGTGCGCGCGGGCCTGCGCTATGTCCGCGAAGCGCCGGCCCTGCGCGCCGTCCTGGTCCGCGCCGTCGCCTTCTTCGCCTTCGGCAGCGCCGCCTGGGCGCTCCTGCCCATCGTCACCCGCAACGAACTGGGGGAGGGGCCCGGAGGCTACGGCATCCTGCTCGCCTGCATCGGCGTCGGCGCCGTTACGGGCGCGCTGCTGCTGCCCCGCTTTCGCGCCCGTCTCTCGGCGGACCGGCTGACGGTGCTCGCCACCTGGGCATTCGCGGCGGCGACGCTGGCGCTGGCCTTTGTCAGGACCTTCGAACTGGTGGCCGTCGCCATGCTGGTCGCGGGGTTTTCCTGGATAGCGATGCTGTCGACACTGAATGTCGGGGCGCAGCAGGCGACCGCCGGCTGGGTGAAGGCCCGAGCGCTGTCGGTCTTCCTCGTGGTCTTCTTCGGCTCGATGGCCGGGGGCAGCGCCGTCTGGGGGCAGGTCGCGACCCTGGCCGGCACGCCGACGGCCCTGGCGCTCGCGGCGGTGGGCCTTGTGCTCGGCTCGGCGGCGGCGCTGCGCTACTCGCTGGCCGGAGGCGCGGGGCTCGACCTGGCACCTTCGATGCACTGGCCGGCGCCGATGGTCGACCATGACCCCGAGCCGGACCGCGGGCCGGTCATGGTCACCGTGGAGTACCGGATCGATCCGGCCGACGGAGCCGCCTTCGCGGCGGCCATGGCGGACCTGGGGCGGGCGAGGCGGCGGTCCGGCGCCCTGTCCTGGGGAGTGTTCGAGGACGCCGCCGCGCAGGGGCGGTTCCTGGAGTACTTCATCCTCCAGTCCTGGCTCGAGCACCTGCGCCAGCACGAGCGGGTCAGCCGGACCGACCAGGCCCTCCAGGAGCGGGCGCGCGCGTTCCACCACGGTGCCGAGCCGCCGCGCGTCTCGCATTTCCTCGCGCCCGCGGCGGGCGGGGCGTCATGA
- a CDS encoding response regulator transcription factor, translating into MSANLLIAVVDDDDSAREAAVSLVRAMGFTASGFRSAAEFLNSGEAARTACLIADVRMPGMGGLDLYRQLVASGTPVPTVLVTAFPEEATRARALRAGVGSYLAKPFEPDELLDCIRSGYARGAGEPG; encoded by the coding sequence ATGTCCGCAAACCTGCTGATTGCGGTCGTCGACGACGACGACTCGGCTCGGGAGGCCGCGGTCAGCCTCGTCAGGGCGATGGGGTTCACGGCATCGGGGTTCCGGAGCGCCGCCGAGTTCCTGAATTCCGGGGAAGCGGCGCGGACCGCCTGCCTGATCGCGGATGTGCGGATGCCCGGCATGGGCGGGCTGGACCTGTACCGCCAACTGGTCGCGTCGGGCACTCCGGTGCCGACCGTCCTGGTCACCGCCTTTCCCGAGGAGGCGACCCGCGCCCGCGCGTTGAGGGCGGGGGTCGGAAGCTATCTGGCCAAACCGTTCGAACCGGACGAACTGCTCGACTGCATCCGCTCGGGCTATGCCCGGGGCGCAGGGGAGCCGGGCTGA